A window of Fusarium fujikuroi IMI 58289 draft genome, chromosome FFUJ_chr10 genomic DNA:
ttctcaaactcagTGCTGATATCAATCGCAAGGGTGATATCTTTTGCTAACATTTCCGACTCAAACATCTTGACCACCCTCTCAACGATGGTCTGTGGCTGACATACCACTGGTGTTATCAAGAGCAGGTTGGAGTCGAGTTTTGAAACGGTGAGGATGTCGTCTACAATCGACCTCTGATGCTGAACACAAAGCGCTATTGTTTGTGATGCGTCGAGACATGATTCAATAACGTCCTGTGATGCTGTGATCCCGTTGGTGCGGCATGCTTGCATCGCGGAGGTGATGTCATCTGCGCATTGGAGAATCGCACTCAGGGGGTTACGCATCTCATGGGATGTTATGTCGATGAATTCATTCTGCTGGCGTCGtgtttcttctgcttcttgtaaTCTTCGGTTCTGTAAACCTTGAGCCCATTTCAGATGCGAGATATCCGTTATGGAGCCCATTATAGACCGCAAGGTACCACTAGGGGTGATTTCGGGATGGGCGGTGACGAGGACCCAAAAGTCGATAGGCTCACCGTGGATGTTGACGGGGTTCTCGAAACTTTCTCGTAGTTTAACTTCTCCTGACCAGGGGAGCATATCCTGCGTTAGACGATGCCATCCTTGTTCCATGACACTGCCCGAGTTCTTCATGAGATTAGCCCAGGATACATCACCTGGTGTATCTCGACTATGGCCCGTCATCTCGTAGAAGCGATCATTTGCTTCGCGGAGAATACCCTCTGGACTGGTGAGGAACATTCCTAATGGAGACAGTTCGGTCATTCTTCGAAGACGGCTTGCTTGAAGGTTTAGTTGCTGCGTgagttcttctttctcaagcgctgctgcttctgctgcgTCGCGGCCACGGCGCGTCTCGTCTTCGAAGAGAATGGTTGATGCGAGTGAAGTAGCGAGTTGGTTGTTAAGAAGTGTTGCGAAGGAAATGTACCCCTCATCATACGGTCTTCGAGGGTTTACACCCAGCACGAGGAACGCCAGTACTGTCTCGCCATTCGTAGGGCGAACTGGAAAAATAATCGCCTCCGTGCCAGCCTCCCCAAATCCTCGCCACTGAATACCCTGTAAAAGGTCCTCAGGCAACGTTCCATCTCGTATCCTCACAAGCGTAGGCTCCCGCGTCCGCATCGCCTCTCGGAACGAAGGCACAAATCCCTGGTAACTCCTCTTGAGATCAATCTGCTCCGGCGCAGCATCATGTCCAAGCGGTATCCCAATCGTTCCCTCCAAGTAACACGACTTGCTCGATATCGTACTCCCCGACGAGCTGGACTGatgatctgcttcttcagcctcgCCGACAGAGTACAGAAGTGCAAACGGGACATCTCGATGATTatcctcaagaccatcgaGAACAGACTTCCAGAAACTCTTGATACTCGTCGCTTTTCTCAACGATTCACTGACCTTGTTTATCGTGCCCATGCGTCGCTgactcaacaccaaatcCGTCGTCTCAAACGGCGCATTGTAAAAGCCCACGATCCTCTCCGTCCCGCCATACAACGGCGTAAGCGACCAGCAAATATGCGTCTCCTCCAAGAACCCCCTCCTAAACAACGCCAAGTCATTGTTGTCGCTTCTAAAGCTCACACCAGTCCTCACAACCTCTTGCAGCGCTGGCCCAAGGACATCCCAAGCTTCAGACCAAGGCCCCGACGCTCCTGTGCCGAGCATAGACGGATGCTTGTTCCCAGCGAATGCAACGGCGTATGCTTCGTTGTATAGCATCGTCATGTCATTGCCCCAGAAGATATTCGCGGGGTGAGGATTGTTGATCACGAGATTGGCTACCTGGCGTAGTTCGGGGGACCAGGAGGACATGGGACCTAGGGGCGTTGAGGACCAGTCTATGGCGCGGAGGAGGCGGATGTACGGTGATAAGAGACCTTTTGGGTTCGTGGCCGTCCAGTCTGCGACTGCTTTTTCGGGCTTGCCTAGGATGATGGAGCCGCTGCTTGTACTGCCCGTGTTGCGATCTGAACTTCCTTTGGAGGTACTGGCTCGCCACCAGGATCGGAATGGGAATTTTCGCGGTGTTGACGCTATCAGCGTTGCTTCCGTCGGGGTCATCTCATGGGTCATATCCTCTGCGGTCTCGTCCTTCGCTTCGTCTTGCTTCGGCGTTTTCGAAAAGTCGCCCTTTGGCGTATCCTGCTCTTTCAAACTCGGCGTGCTTGCTCTCGAAAGCGCACTCGATGATAAACTCGCCGGCGTATCAGGATGCTGCCAGAGTCGATTCCCACTGATCAACCTCCATCTCTTCCCAACCGTCGACCCCGTCCAAAGCAAGCCCTTGTACAGAAAGAACAGGGGAAACACATCCTTAGAATCATCCTGCTTGGTAACCCCCGTCGCCCACGTCTTGAAGTCCCCATACTCACTCTCGCTCTGTTCACCGCGCACGGCATCTAAGAGTCGTTCATGCGTCGCAAGGGCACTGTTGCAAAACACAGGCTGGATGGCCTTTGAGCGCAGTGGGGTCTCGTCATCTGGATCGAGATCAATAATAAACGTCGGACGAGAGTCTGCGTTGAGAATATCGCGAATGTTCAACTTGTCGAGATCATGTGCGATCTCGGAGTCCATCGTCAACAACGAATGTTGACGAAGCAAAGTTGGTCGTATTCACTGCGGTATTATTTTGTGGGTTTGCCAAGGTAACATTAAGCCATGACGTTGAGACTAGCCGAGATGATCTTCATGAAACCTTTGGCACTCAAGTCAACTTTCTCTTGACATACATCGATACACGTCGCGATAACCTCACAGCATGCACTCATTTTCAATCTATACCGCTACTATGTATACGTTACATCGAGCGTCTGCTCAAGAGAATCATCTAGTCTGGCTAGTCTACGGCAAAGCGCTTCTCGCGACAATGCAGCATGAATTGTCAAGTCGCACGCGATAAAGAAATGATGTAACGGAGTTACGGGGAATAACCCCCCTTCGAGACTTTTAGGCCGACACTAACATGCTAGCGGCCCGATCCAGATCTCGGGCTCCGATTTTTCGATCGGGGTTTTGTTCAAGCATCAATTTTGAGGGAAAATTGCTCCGGGTTTGGAGATTTGTATGGAATTGTTTTTCCGATGGGCAAAAAGCGCATTATTGGAattcttatcttatcgcaaTCCGGGGGATTGCTGAGATTGGCTTGTTAGTTGTTATTTTTAGTATgtgaagctgaagattcAGCTACAATCGCGTTGAGAAGTGTTATCACTAACTACACATTTTGTTTGATGAAGTCAATTAGTCTTTTTCATCATTCATGGAATAAATCACATATAATTTTAAGTCATGTTGGACGCTTCAGATGAGCCGGAGCTGGCCTATCATTGTAGAATACTGTAACTCTAGCCATCTGATATAGGGTATCTCAGCAGCTCATCTAAGCTCAGTAGAGTACAATATCGCAACAACGAAGAGGCGTCCAAAACCTAAGTTTCATCCCAATTACATGAAGCCTCTTGATTACTTCCAAGTACTAGATGTCTCTATACCGCTCTGCTTATTCTTCTGATACTCATCACTCAACGCCGAATATAATGCCTTCACCCTATCAACCTCAGCATTCCAACGCTTCCTCTCATCCGtatcctcaatctcttcaacaagatccTTGACACTTTTCGCCGTGAAGAACTTATTCCTCTTATTATACAATGCCCTCTTCCCAACAGCCTCATCACTCTCCCCCTCAGCCCTCACCCGGAACACCTCTTCCAAAATCTCAATATCATACGGAATAGCGAATTGATCACGGCTATCCTCGTATGTAAACAGATAGTATAACTCTTTGAAACCAGACCATGTGATTCCGCTCAAACACAGACTGCAAGGTTCGTGTGTTGCGAAAAAGACACAGTCTTGGCGGGGATTCGGTCGGGATTTAGGATCGGGATATGTTTGAGTGTAGAATGTCTGGATGCAATTTATCTCGCCGTGTAAAAGAGGTGAGGCGCGCTCGTTGTTCGTTGAGACGGTGAAAGGCTTGAGGGTTTGGGACGAGAGGATTGCGGCGCCGAAAACTTTGCTGCCTGAGCGGACGCCATCACTCGTCAAGGGGACGATGTCGCGCTCGACTgtttggagaagagcagCAAGAATCTCTTGGGGTGTTTTGGCTATCATTTTGAGTATGACAAAAAAGTCAAAGTCCATCTGAATTGAGAGGGATACTCGTCGTTAAAGTAGACTTTCTTATCTGATAACTCTTCAAATATCGGGGCTTCCCGATTGAGATATTCAAGGGTCCAGACCCCGGCACGCGGCGGTACCCGCTCTATACGCCGAGTGACATGCCATTGGTAGCTCCAAGTGTCAGTGTGAGACTCGTGAGTGTATAAAGGAAGGATTTTGCTCTGATTCAGCCGTTGATTCAGCCGTTAAATGAGGATTTGCAAGAGTGTGCGTCATGAGTGAGATTGGTAATTCACGCTTTACTGTTTGCAAGCGGTGAATCTGACACCTCCAGCCCCCCACATCATTGTCGATCCGAAACTGCCGGGAGTAAGCATGGCTGAGAGATGAGGTACAAAAGGATGGAGGATCGCCGTCTGAAATGGCTGGACTATCGACTCGACAGCATCCTCTCACTCTCATAACAACAACTACAACCCAATTCATTGACAATGCGTTTCGCTCTCGCTCTATCATGGCTCCCTCTCAACCTGGCCCTCCATATCCCCGAATCTCTCGACCGCCGCACCAAACATAAACCCATCACAGACTGTTCAGCAGAACAAGTCAtcgatcttctcaagcttgaacCCAACACCGAGAAAGGTTACTTTGTCCAAACTTTTGTAGACCCGACTACCGTTCCAGGAACCGATCGATCTGTCAGCACAGCTATTTACTATCTGCTCGAAGGTTCTGCGGGGCAATCTCTTTGGCATAAACTCGACGCCGCGGAAGTTTGGCACTATTACGCGGGTGCACCTCTTGTTCTGTCGCTATCGAAGAATGATGGATCTTGTACAAGGGACCATGTAATGGGCAATGACCTCTTCGGTGGACAGAGACCGCAGGTCGTTGTCAAAGCGGAGGAGTGGCAGAGTGCCCGAAGTCTGGGTGACTGGACTCTTGTTGGGACAACTGGTAAGTGATGAGATGATTTTGAAGGGGTGAAGAGATGAACTAATGTCAATAGTTGCGCCGGGATTCGATCCAGCTGGACAGGTCTTGAAGCCAGAGGGATGGAAACCCAAGTCTTGCAAGAAGCCCAATTGAGGTTCTCTCGTTACCTTTGATTTGCGGCGGGATCACAACGTACGAGAGAACAACTACAATCCATCTAATTGCTCAATAAACACATCTTTAGTTGGTAACAATGATTGATCAATTTGGGTGCAGTAATGCGTCAAGTCTAAGTGAACTAATAAGTATGTACAAGAATTGAACAATGCTACCTAACAGCATGAATGAAAGACAGTTAGGTAGTCGAGAAGCCATAGCCACCTCAACGAGAGAATCTAGAAAGCGCAGGCACAGGTACAGAGACCGACACGCGCGCCTCGTCCTTCCTCTCATCCGACGACGCAACCCTCACCATCTCACAGTCCAAGCCACCATGGGCATCAAATATTTGAGGACTAGATTCATGTGTATCCTTTGCAGAGTAAGTAACGTTTCTAAAAGCCCGGACAAACCATGGTTTTCTTCCTGGTGCTTTCCAGGTCCAGTATTCTTTCATGTCGTAGTTATCTGGCTCAAGCTTACCGCCTGAGAGGCGAACGGTTAAGGAAATCATGAGATTCAGAACTGTGTAGAGAAACATGCCGCTGGTGGAATGTTAGATGAGGAGAGTTCAAGAAAAGAAGTGGACTTACGCAATTATGCCGTAGGCTACGCTGTACGAAAATGGAACAAAGGCAATCACGACGAATGAGGGGAGCGTGTCACCGATATAGCGCCAGTTGATCTCGGTAATTTGACGAGCCATCATGCATCCGACCTATAAATCATCAGTCAAGTTCAAGCATACGTCTGTCTCATAACTTACCAGAATCAGAGCCGGTCCAGTTGCCCACGGCGGCACAGATGAGAAAATGGGCCCAAACACGATAgacaaaagaaacaagaagccAGTAGTCATCGCTGTGAGACCAGTGCGGCCTCCCTCAGCAATACCAGCGCCGCTCTCAATGAATGCCGTAACAGGCGAACAACCGAACAGCGCACTGATAGAAATACTGATTGCATCGCAGCAATAAGCCAGGGTTGAGCGGGGAAAATCTCCATCTCGATCGTCAACGACGCCGCAGAATCGAACCATGGAGAACATTGTTGCTGTGGCATCAATGATATCAACGCTGGTTTTGTCAGTGAAGGTAAGATGAGAGAACTTAGAAGAACTTACTAAAGGAATGtgaagagggcgagggcAAATTGAGTCCCGTGTTGGCCGACGTTCCAGTCGAGAGCATTGAGGGTATGCTTCATGGGGTTGATGGAAGCTACTTTGCGGAAGAGCTCGAAACGGGAGTCTCCTTCTGGTGTGTGAGGGAAGTATGTCACGGCAGTATCGCGTCTGCTCCTATTAGATACTCAGAAAGGCAGCGGATATTGGGGACAACTTACGGCCACGAGAGGATGGATACAAATGCGATGCCAATGACGAAGGCGTATTTGACCCGAAAGGCCATGAGGTACGCCGTCAGTAACCCACCAGCAAATATCGCAGTCCAAAGCTTTTATCAAAGTCAGTATATCTCTCACAATTTCGGGTCACCAACTCACCTTCGGACTGGTCATTATCCCGCCCTCACACATCTGAGTATCCGGATTAATCCTATCAACAGGACATCCAGCAATTGCCAGCGGCGTCGCGTTAAAGCCCCCAGTGATAGCACCAATGCCCGAACCGTACGACAACCCGATTTCTGTAAGAAACAAACCAATGCCTGCTCCCGTTGCAGATTTTATGGTTGACGGGATGAGTTTCACGAGCCATTGCCGCATACCTGTAAGAGCgagaaagacaaagatgaGACCCTCGGTGAAGACTGCTGTTAACGCGACGCCGTAGGGGATACTGCCTGAGCCGTTGTAGCCTACTACTTGAAAGGCGAAGTAGGCGTTGAGGCCCATGCCAGGTCTGTTCCATGTTAGATGGGTGAACGCTTTGGAGATGGTTACTTACGCGAGGGCTATGGGAAGGTTGGTGAAGAGACCAAACACGAGGGTTGCGAGCCCTGCGATGGCTGATGTCGCCGTGACGAGATCTCGCCTCACCTCTGTCATCTCGTTAGTattcttcttggcgaagTAAACGTAAACTCACCCTCTTTACATATCGTATAGCTATCAATCTTATCACAATCAATCCTATTCGTCTCATCACAAACACAAGGACCACCCGTCTGCGACAAAATAGAAGCCTACACCTCATCAGCACTCCTCCAACCCTCCCTCACAACCTACTTACATTGACAGCAATGATATACGTCATAGCAGCAAAGGTCGTCGCCCCAGCACGAACTTCTTTCAAGAACGTCGTCCCGTCGATCTCCATGCTCTAAAAGCAGATTAGTAGGAGCGCTTTCTGGCTGGAATGAAACATACGTGACTACTGCCCTCTAGCCTGAAGAACCGGCCAATGAAGGAGGTTGCGACACGCCTGTTGAACCTTGCGGCTAGATCTGCCGCGTGGTTCTTCATGATTGCTTCTAGACTTGTTTGCGAAATTCTTTGTTGCTCAAACAACTTGTTTTCTTCACGTCAAAGAAACACAGCACATGGCTAAGAAGAATGACGGGTGACGTGAGATAATAACGCAGCCAACATTGTTGACACCTCGCTTAGACATTTCACTCTGCATGATTACGTCTCACCATTAAGCCACCAAGCAGTATGTACTGATCAATAAGAATCAAGGCTGCACACCAACTTTGTTTTAGCGGGAGTCACCGAAATCGGTCTCGTGGAAGTGTTACCCggcctaggggaggaaagaaaactcgagaccttgatcctaaatgacaaaaagacttaggtaactttacATAAACTTAGAATATCTAcactaagtttaggatatcttttactgggtttattttggcaccgTATATGAAGGtcttgtgttttcttgctccccgaggcccGGGTTGTTGGTGAGGCTGGCTGAGGAACGCTAAAAGCCACGACAACCATGTGGCATGGGTTCTCGTGTAAAAAACCAAAAGTCAAAGTTAAGACGCGTGGTTGCACATTGGTCAGGTACGAGAGCGAGATTAATGGGGTGAGACTTTCGATAGTCTGGCTA
This region includes:
- a CDS encoding related to sensory transduction histidine kinase, giving the protein MDSEIAHDLDKLNIRDILNADSRPTFIIDLDPDDETPLRSKAIQPVFCNSALATHERLLDAVRGEQSESEYGDFKTWATGVTKQDDSKDVFPLFFLYKGLLWTGSTVGKRWRLISGNRLWQHPDTPASLSSSALSRASTPSLKEQDTPKGDFSKTPKQDEAKDETAEDMTHEMTPTEATLIASTPRKFPFRSWWRASTSKGSSDRNTGSTSSGSIILGKPEKAVADWTATNPKGLLSPYIRLLRAIDWSSTPLGPMSSWSPELRQVANLVINNPHPANIFWGNDMTMLYNEAYAVAFAGNKHPSMLGTGASGPWSEAWDVLGPALQEVVRTGVSFRSDNNDLALFRRGFLEETHICWSLTPLYGGTERIVGFYNAPFETTDLVLSQRRMGTINKVSESLRKATSIKSFWKSVLDGLEDNHRDVPFALLYSVGEAEEADHQSSSSGSTISSKSCYLEGTIGIPLGHDAAPEQIDLKRSYQGFVPSFREAMRTREPTLVRIRDGTLPEDLLQGIQWRGFGEAGTEAIIFPVRPTNGETVLAFLVLGVNPRRPYDEGYISFATLLNNQLATSLASTILFEDETRRGRDAAEAAALEKEELTQQLNLQASRLRRMTELSPLGMFLTSPEGILREANDRFYEMTGHSRDTPGDVSWANLMKNSGSVMEQGWHRLTQDMLPWSGEVKLRESFENPVNIHGEPIDFWVLVTAHPEITPSGTLRSIMGSITDISHLKWAQGLQNRRLQEAEETRRQQNEFIDITSHEMRNPLSAILQCADDITSAMQACRTNGITASQDVIESCLDASQTIALCVQHQRSIVDDILTVSKLDSNLLLITPVVCQPQTIVERVVKMFESEMLAKDITLAIDISTEFEKLAVDWVAMDPSRVLQILINLMTNAIKFTASSATRVIKVAVGVSKDPPEIDNIPGFAFAPTRGEIGSVVGSDEWGSGEGLYVRYRVQDTGCGLTDDEKKRLFQRFKQASPRTHYKYGGSGLGLFISKRLAELHGGRIGVASTAGKGSDFGFYIQARRCSPPSEQTSPQPILSEVPSTKKTLHLLSPNPSARTRRESILAAVFTPSALTVHVVEDNLINQKVLVNQLRKAGCTVSATNDGLEALEFLKKTHFLKTGGSDLSVVLMDLEMPNMDGYQCVREIRRLEREGLIAEHVPVIAVTANVRDEQIRMALDSGMDDLVSKPFRIPEVMSKIEGLLKKCNR
- a CDS encoding related to purine transporter azgA, which produces MKNHAADLAARFNRRVATSFIGRFFRLEGSSHSMEIDGTTFLKEVRAGATTFAAMTYIIAVNASILSQTGGPCVCDETNRIDCDKIDSYTICKEEVRRDLVTATSAIAGLATLVFGLFTNLPIALAPGMGLNAYFAFQVVGYNGSGSIPYGVALTAVFTEGLIFVFLALTGMRQWLVKLIPSTIKSATGAGIGLFLTEIGLSYGSGIGAITGGFNATPLAIAGCPVDRINPDTQMCEGGIMTSPKLWTAIFAGGLLTAYLMAFRVKYAFVIGIAFVSILSWPRDTAVTYFPHTPEGDSRFELFRKVASINPMKHTLNALDWNVGQHGTQFALALFTFLYVDIIDATATMFSMVRFCGVVDDRDGDFPRSTLAYCCDAISISISALFGCSPVTAFIESGAGIAEGGRTGLTAMTTGFLFLLSIVFGPIFSSVPPWATGPALILVGCMMARQITEINWRYIGDTLPSFVVIAFVPFSYSVAYGIIAGMFLYTVLNLMISLTVRLSGGKLEPDNYDMKEYWTWKAPGRKPWFVRAFRNVTYSAKDTHESSPQIFDAHGGLDCEMVRVASSDERKDEARVSVSVPVPALSRFSR